The following proteins are co-located in the Apium graveolens cultivar Ventura unplaced genomic scaffold, ASM990537v1 ctg3848, whole genome shotgun sequence genome:
- the LOC141701446 gene encoding putative F-box protein At1g19160: MDLLEIFPHLPAKSIFKFSVVSKECHEILSWKLLANKQCKNLEGREDSCFFIQPKSAPTSLQLNYLCETSKSFCGFPSASLEFLSTKGSMIASYNGLLCCKNLEDAEYPLFLCNPVTKTWLPIIKPTSDFKIDFPFSFILVCNIDDYNHEDDYKLMYVGSFSQDVWNTNTKLCRIYRPQKKVWEEYGEMVIGSRSIDFGSTAYLKNDGGTIHFMSDWGKYIAKNSPFYWPYIVSYNIRSSISKFLKIPRPARKGIFDTDCSCKFGVFKFKDPRTGTESICLIKLMKLVFSIWILTDVESNKWKIILKSRSKAMGLYDDLKPTISGFSVINGNLLVIATGDNQLYKYPLTGDRIMSTKVRRAEIIGCHQYGMDDLCFYSYSNTLRPCGDGAAPFPQQ, from the coding sequence ATGGACCTCCTTGAAATCTTTCCTCATCTACCAgcaaaatcaatttttaaatttaGTGTAGTTTCGAAAGAATGCCATGAAATTTTATCCTGGAAATTGCTTGCAAATAAACAATGCAAGAATCTTGAGGGTAGAGAAGATTCATGTTTCTTTATCCAACCAAAATCTGCACCAACTAGTCTGCAACTTAATTATCTGTGCGAGACTTCTAAATCTTTTTGTGGTTTTCCTTCCGCCTCCCTTGAGTTCCTATCAACCAAAGGCTCAATGATTGCATCCTACAACGGACTACTATGTTGCAAAAATTTAGAGGATGCTGAATATCCACTTTTCTTATGCAATCCTGTCACAAAAACATGGTTGCCAATAATCAAACCAACCAGTGATTTCAAAATTGATTTTCCTTTCAGTTTTATTCTTGTATGCAACATTGATGATTACAACCATGAGGATGATTATAAGTTGATGTATGTCGGATCATTTTCCCAAGATGTTTGGAATACCAACACCAAGTTATGTAGAATATACCGGCCACAAAAAAAAGTTTGGGAAGAGTACGGAGAAATGGTGATTGGTTCAAGGAGTATTGATTTTGGATCGACAGCTTATTTGAAAAATGACGGTGGAACAATTCATTTTATGTCAGATTGGGGTAAGTATATAGCAAAAAACAGTCCTTTTTATTGGCCATATATTGTGAGTTATAATATTAGGAGCTCTATCTCCAAATTTCTAAAAATTCCTAGGCCTGCAAGAAAGGGTATTTTTGATACTGATTGTAGCTGCAAGTTTGGTGTATTCAAGTTTAAGGATCCAAGAACTGGTACCGAATCTATATGTTTAATCAAATTAATGAAACTTGTGTTTAGCATATGGATTTTAACAGATGTTGAATCGAACAAATGGAAGATCATTTTGAAATCTAGATCAAAGGCTATGGGATTGTATGACGATTTGAAGCCAACCATATCAGGGTTTTCGGTTATCAATGGAAATTTGCTGGTGATTGCAACAGGCGACAATCAGCTTTACAAATATCCTTTGACCGGTGATCGAATAATGAGTACTAAAGTGAGAAGAGCTGAAATAATTGGTTGTCATCAATATGGAATGGACGATTTGTGTTTTTATTCGTATTCCAACACTCTTCGACCATGCGGAGATGGTGCAGCCCCGTTCCCACAGCAGTAG